In the Bradyrhizobium guangzhouense genome, one interval contains:
- a CDS encoding tartrate dehydrogenase, with translation MSKKQYRIAVIPGDGIGKEVMPEGLRVLEAAAKKHGVSLHFDHYDFSSYDYYEKHGQMMPDDWKDKIGKHDAIYFGAVGWPAKIPDHVSLWGSLIKFRREFDQYVNLRPVRLMPGVPSPLAGRKPGDIDFWVVRENTEGEYSSVGGRMFPDTDREFVTQQTVMTRTGVDRILKFAFELAQSRPKKHLTSATKSNGISITMPYWDERVEAMAKKFPGVKWDKYHIDILTANFVLHPDWFDVVVGSNLFGDILSDLGPACTGTIGIAPSGNINPEGNFPSVFEPVHGSAPDIAGQGIANPIGMIWSGAMMFEHLGEKEAGKSIVEAIERTLAERTLRTKDLGGNADTTACGKAVADMVD, from the coding sequence ATGAGCAAGAAACAATACCGGATCGCAGTCATTCCCGGCGACGGCATCGGCAAGGAAGTGATGCCCGAAGGCCTGCGCGTTTTGGAAGCGGCGGCCAAGAAGCACGGCGTGTCCCTGCATTTCGATCACTACGATTTCTCGTCCTACGACTATTACGAGAAGCACGGCCAGATGATGCCTGACGACTGGAAGGACAAGATCGGCAAGCACGATGCGATCTATTTCGGCGCCGTCGGCTGGCCGGCAAAAATTCCCGATCACGTTTCGCTGTGGGGCTCGCTGATCAAATTCCGCCGCGAGTTCGACCAGTATGTGAATTTGCGCCCGGTGCGCCTGATGCCCGGCGTGCCGTCACCGCTGGCGGGCCGCAAGCCCGGCGACATCGACTTCTGGGTGGTGCGCGAGAACACCGAAGGCGAATATTCCTCCGTCGGTGGCCGCATGTTCCCCGACACCGACCGCGAGTTCGTGACGCAGCAGACGGTGATGACCCGCACCGGCGTCGACCGCATTCTGAAATTCGCCTTCGAGCTCGCGCAGTCGCGGCCGAAGAAGCATTTGACCTCGGCGACCAAGTCGAACGGCATCTCCATCACCATGCCCTATTGGGACGAGCGCGTGGAGGCGATGGCCAAGAAGTTCCCGGGCGTGAAATGGGACAAGTACCACATCGACATTCTCACCGCGAACTTCGTGCTGCATCCTGACTGGTTCGACGTCGTCGTCGGCTCGAACCTGTTCGGCGACATCCTCTCCGATCTCGGCCCGGCCTGCACCGGCACCATCGGCATCGCGCCGTCGGGCAACATCAATCCCGAGGGCAATTTCCCGTCGGTGTTCGAGCCGGTGCATGGTTCGGCCCCCGATATCGCGGGGCAGGGCATCGCCAACCCGATCGGCATGATCTGGTCGGGCGCGATGATGTTCGAGCATCTCGGCGAGAAGGAAGCCGGCAAGTCGATCGTCGAGGCGATCGAGCGCACACTGGCCGAACGCACGCTGCGCACCAAGGATCTCGGCGGCAATGCCGACACCACGGCGTGCGGCAAGGCGGTTGCGGATATGGTGGATTAG
- a CDS encoding NAD(P)-dependent oxidoreductase — translation MRGVFVDANEALAVIMERLEKPGDPKVRIHRDPDIKPEQYPEILDGAEIAIVDHTALPTEVAKKCTGLKHVVFLGTGARSYMNPEELAELGISVHLIKGYGDTAVAESAIALMWASARVIAMMDREMRAGNWLREDGMQLTGKTLGLIGFGGIAAEVARIASGSGMKVIAWNRSPKSHASVEFTDLDTLLARSDVVSLHLLLNDETRGMITREKIAKMKPGVVFINTARGAIVDEQAMIDALKSGHIRHAGLDVFNIEPLPADHPLTRIPNVTLSAHSAFRTPEASENLIEAAWIHCRRIVNS, via the coding sequence ATGCGCGGAGTATTCGTCGACGCCAACGAGGCGCTCGCCGTCATCATGGAGCGGCTGGAGAAGCCCGGCGATCCCAAGGTGCGGATCCACCGGGATCCCGACATCAAGCCCGAGCAATATCCTGAAATCCTCGACGGCGCCGAGATCGCGATCGTGGACCACACGGCGCTTCCGACCGAGGTCGCCAAGAAGTGCACGGGCCTCAAGCACGTGGTGTTCCTCGGCACCGGCGCGCGCAGCTACATGAACCCGGAAGAGCTCGCCGAGCTCGGCATCTCCGTCCATCTGATCAAGGGTTATGGCGACACAGCCGTGGCGGAATCCGCAATCGCGTTGATGTGGGCTTCGGCCCGCGTCATCGCGATGATGGACCGCGAGATGCGCGCCGGAAACTGGCTGCGCGAGGACGGCATGCAGCTCACCGGCAAGACGCTCGGCCTGATCGGCTTCGGCGGCATCGCTGCCGAAGTGGCGCGCATCGCATCCGGCAGCGGCATGAAGGTGATCGCCTGGAACCGCTCGCCGAAGAGCCACGCGAGCGTCGAGTTCACCGACCTCGACACGCTGCTGGCGCGGAGCGACGTCGTATCACTGCATTTGCTGCTCAATGACGAGACGCGCGGCATGATCACGCGCGAAAAGATCGCAAAGATGAAGCCGGGCGTGGTCTTCATCAACACCGCGCGCGGGGCGATCGTCGACGAGCAGGCGATGATCGATGCCCTGAAATCGGGCCACATCCGCCATGCCGGCCTCGACGTCTTCAACATCGAGCCATTGCCGGCGGATCATCCGCTGACCAGGATTCCGAACGTGACGCTGTCGGCACATTCCGCCTTCCGCACGCCGGAAGCGAGCGAAAACCTGATTGAAGCGGCATGGATTCATTGCCGCCGGATCGTAAATTCGTAG
- a CDS encoding SDR family oxidoreductase, whose product MDLHLRGKRVLITGASKGIGAAAAEAFAEEGANLLLAARSGDQLKALADRLRSAHQIDAATSVVDLRKAEDVARLAREAADIDVLVNNAGDIPGGSIDKIDEATWRHAWELKVFGYINLTRQVYAQMKAKGGGVIVNDIGAAGEKFDANYICGSAGNAALMAFTRALGGKSLADNIRVVGINPGPVGTDRHVTLLKTRAKHQFGDENRYKEFQKGLPLGRPAHAREIGDLMAFLASDRAGYTSGVIYTVDGGISAGWG is encoded by the coding sequence ATGGATCTGCATCTGCGTGGCAAGCGCGTCCTGATCACAGGCGCGTCCAAGGGCATTGGCGCCGCCGCCGCCGAGGCGTTTGCCGAGGAAGGCGCAAACCTCCTGCTCGCCGCCCGCAGCGGCGATCAGCTCAAGGCGCTGGCCGACCGCCTGCGCTCGGCGCACCAGATCGATGCCGCGACGAGTGTCGTGGATCTGCGCAAGGCCGAGGACGTCGCCCGGCTCGCCAGGGAAGCCGCCGACATCGACGTGCTCGTCAACAATGCCGGCGATATCCCCGGCGGCTCGATCGACAAGATCGACGAAGCCACCTGGCGCCACGCCTGGGAATTGAAGGTGTTCGGCTACATCAACCTGACGCGGCAGGTCTACGCGCAGATGAAGGCCAAGGGCGGCGGCGTCATCGTCAACGACATCGGTGCGGCGGGCGAGAAGTTCGATGCCAATTACATCTGCGGCAGCGCCGGCAATGCCGCGCTGATGGCTTTCACCCGCGCGCTCGGCGGCAAGAGCCTTGCCGACAACATCCGCGTGGTCGGCATCAATCCCGGCCCGGTCGGCACCGACCGCCACGTCACGCTGCTGAAGACGCGGGCCAAGCACCAGTTCGGCGACGAGAACCGCTACAAGGAATTCCAGAAGGGCCTGCCACTCGGCCGCCCCGCGCATGCGCGCGAGATCGGCGACCTCATGGCATTCCTGGCCTCGGATCGTGCGGGCTATACGTCGGGCGTGATCTACACGGTGGATGGCGGCATCAGCGCCGGCTGGGGCTAA
- a CDS encoding amidase, with protein sequence MSQDLIRETACTVVDILRSGDVSPLELLDVVEKRVKEVDGKVNALPTLCLDRARTHAKALMQKPAGARGLLAGLPLPIKDLTDVAGVLNTQGSPIFKDNIPAKSDLMVENLEANGAVVYAKSNTPEFGAGANTFNEVFGATLNPWDTTKSAAGSSGGAAVALATGMAWLAQGSDMGGSLRSPAAFCGVVGMRPSIGRVAHTPKSGIDRNLGVIGPMARNVEDLALLLDAMSGDYADDPLSMPTPATSFLSAAQSARKPKRIAYSPNLGITPVDPEVKAITQKAAERFAEAGAIVEEAHPDWREAHECFHVLRAFDFAITKANLLRTKRDLLKPEVIWNIEEGLKLTVDQLARAEAQRVGMTARAIEFFKTYDLLLTPTTIVPPFPIEHRYVAECAGKKFENYVEWLGIVYAITLACCPSLSLPCGFTASGLPVGVQVVGAPRADAQVIAGAKVLEDILGLRGQTPIDPRVK encoded by the coding sequence TTGTCTCAAGACCTGATCCGCGAAACCGCCTGCACCGTCGTCGACATCTTGCGCTCCGGCGACGTCTCGCCACTCGAGCTGCTGGACGTGGTGGAAAAGCGCGTCAAGGAGGTTGACGGCAAGGTCAATGCGCTGCCGACCCTTTGCCTCGATCGTGCGCGGACCCACGCGAAGGCGCTGATGCAGAAGCCGGCCGGCGCGCGGGGGCTGCTTGCAGGCCTGCCGCTGCCGATCAAGGATCTGACCGACGTCGCAGGCGTGCTGAACACTCAGGGCTCGCCCATCTTCAAGGACAATATCCCTGCCAAGTCCGACCTCATGGTCGAGAATCTCGAAGCCAATGGCGCGGTGGTCTACGCAAAATCCAACACGCCGGAATTCGGCGCCGGCGCCAACACGTTCAACGAAGTGTTCGGCGCGACGCTCAATCCATGGGATACGACGAAATCGGCGGCCGGCTCGTCCGGCGGCGCCGCGGTGGCGTTGGCCACCGGCATGGCGTGGCTCGCACAGGGCTCCGACATGGGCGGCTCGTTGCGCAGCCCCGCGGCCTTCTGCGGCGTCGTCGGCATGCGGCCGAGCATCGGCCGCGTCGCGCACACGCCCAAGTCCGGCATCGATCGCAATCTCGGCGTGATCGGCCCGATGGCGCGCAATGTCGAGGATCTCGCGCTGCTGCTCGATGCCATGAGCGGCGACTATGCGGACGATCCGCTGTCGATGCCGACGCCCGCGACCTCGTTCCTGTCGGCGGCCCAGTCGGCCAGGAAGCCGAAGCGCATCGCCTATTCGCCCAATCTCGGCATCACACCCGTCGATCCCGAAGTGAAGGCGATCACGCAGAAGGCCGCCGAACGTTTCGCGGAGGCCGGCGCGATCGTCGAGGAAGCGCATCCGGACTGGCGCGAGGCGCACGAATGCTTCCACGTGCTCCGCGCGTTCGACTTCGCGATCACCAAGGCCAATCTGCTGCGCACCAAGCGCGACCTGCTCAAGCCCGAGGTGATCTGGAACATCGAGGAAGGCCTTAAGCTCACCGTCGATCAGCTCGCACGCGCCGAAGCGCAGCGCGTCGGCATGACCGCGCGCGCGATCGAATTCTTCAAGACCTATGACCTGCTGCTGACACCGACCACGATCGTGCCGCCCTTCCCGATCGAGCATCGCTATGTCGCGGAATGCGCGGGCAAGAAATTCGAGAACTACGTCGAATGGCTCGGCATCGTCTACGCCATCACGCTGGCCTGCTGCCCATCGCTGTCGCTGCCCTGCGGCTTCACGGCCTCCGGCCTGCCGGTTGGCGTGCAGGTGGTCGGCGCCCCGCGCGCGGACGCGCAGGTGATTGCCGGCGCGAAGGTGCTGGAGGATATTCTGGGCCTGCGCGGGCAGACACCGATCGATCCGCGGGTGAAGTAG
- a CDS encoding cellulase family glycosylhydrolase, translated as MLRYPLFVLAVLVSLLPRDAAFGLDIAIKGHTFYRDGQPWQAKGVDVNAFVKPPRFFAIDKSAQLQRSYWGETELNEVRQHLGVDTLRLHVSQAGLDPQGAIYDQGYAHEIVDAVKLARSHDFAVVLVIDAQQDGTQDLKCMPSASTVRAWETLAPLLPPDSAIMLELFNEPCKKGDGVQAEWASEMQTLIDTVRGRKAGNILLLDGLDWARITNDLFPLVHDSMTNRMALAIHPYLVGGAFDRRQQWDVKFGASARTFPALVTEWNATPTNGCTGKNTPAVALDLMRYLQSLQLGLIEWGIESTHGKIVTDHVNFTPTTYASFRDCNDGSESGGGELLAKYPHN; from the coding sequence ATGCTCAGATATCCGCTCTTTGTTCTCGCCGTGCTGGTCAGCCTGCTGCCACGCGACGCTGCGTTCGGTCTGGACATCGCCATCAAGGGGCACACTTTTTACAGAGACGGCCAACCGTGGCAGGCCAAGGGCGTTGACGTCAACGCCTTCGTCAAGCCACCGAGGTTTTTTGCCATCGACAAGTCAGCACAGCTCCAGCGCAGCTACTGGGGCGAAACGGAATTGAACGAGGTGCGCCAGCACCTGGGCGTGGATACGCTCCGCTTACATGTCAGCCAGGCCGGGCTCGACCCGCAGGGAGCCATTTACGATCAAGGTTACGCGCATGAGATCGTCGACGCGGTCAAGCTCGCGCGCAGCCACGATTTTGCGGTCGTGCTGGTGATCGACGCGCAGCAGGACGGCACGCAGGATTTGAAATGCATGCCATCCGCCAGCACGGTGCGCGCCTGGGAGACGCTGGCGCCCCTGTTGCCTCCCGACAGCGCTATCATGCTCGAGCTCTTCAACGAGCCCTGCAAGAAGGGCGACGGCGTGCAGGCGGAATGGGCGAGCGAGATGCAAACGCTGATCGACACCGTCCGCGGACGAAAGGCCGGCAACATCCTGTTGCTCGACGGGCTGGATTGGGCCCGCATTACAAATGACTTGTTTCCGCTGGTTCACGATTCCATGACGAACCGCATGGCGCTCGCCATTCACCCCTATCTGGTCGGCGGCGCCTTCGACCGTCGGCAGCAATGGGATGTGAAGTTCGGCGCTAGCGCCAGGACCTTTCCGGCGCTGGTGACCGAATGGAATGCGACCCCCACCAACGGCTGCACGGGCAAGAACACCCCGGCTGTGGCGCTGGATCTGATGCGCTATCTGCAGTCACTCCAGCTCGGCTTGATCGAATGGGGCATCGAATCCACGCACGGCAAGATCGTCACCGACCACGTGAATTTCACACCGACGACCTATGCATCCTTCAGGGACTGCAACGACGGATCGGAGTCCGGCGGCGGCGAGCTGCTTGCGAAATACCCTCACAATTGA
- a CDS encoding malate/lactate/ureidoglycolate dehydrogenase, with protein MADYRTIKAEPLTNAIRAIVKAGGSSDREAELVSTNLVEANLKGHDSHGVGMIPRYVQSVVNGGLAVNAHVKIVLDTGPLLTLDGLTGYGQVIGHEAMELAAARAKQNGVCLVGLSNAHHIGRIGHWAEQCIDHGLVSIHFVNVISRPIVAPWGGSDPRHGTNPFCVGIPRRGKDPIVLDLATSKIAQGKTRVAHNKGVELEPGTIIDNEGKPTVNPRYTVIPPYGAILPFGEHKGSGLALVCEILGGALSGGQVVKGPSDGKYNVINGMLSIIIDPGKLGTGENLASEVESFVAWHTGSPPGPGVDKVKIAGEPERETKKKRLAEGIPVDPTTWQEIIEAGKKFGLDQAAIERIAG; from the coding sequence ATGGCCGACTATCGCACCATCAAGGCAGAGCCGCTCACCAACGCCATCCGCGCCATCGTCAAGGCCGGCGGCTCCTCGGACCGCGAAGCAGAGCTCGTGTCCACCAATCTCGTCGAGGCCAACCTCAAGGGACACGACTCCCACGGCGTCGGCATGATCCCGCGCTATGTCCAGAGCGTCGTCAATGGCGGCCTCGCCGTGAACGCTCACGTCAAGATCGTGCTCGACACCGGCCCGCTTCTCACCCTCGACGGCCTCACCGGCTACGGCCAGGTGATCGGTCATGAAGCGATGGAGCTGGCAGCCGCGCGCGCCAAGCAAAACGGCGTGTGCCTCGTCGGCCTCTCCAACGCGCACCACATCGGCCGCATCGGCCACTGGGCCGAGCAATGCATCGACCACGGGCTGGTCTCGATCCACTTCGTCAACGTGATCTCGCGCCCGATCGTGGCACCCTGGGGCGGCAGCGATCCGCGCCACGGCACCAACCCGTTCTGCGTCGGCATCCCGCGCCGGGGCAAGGACCCGATCGTGCTCGATCTCGCCACCAGCAAGATCGCGCAAGGCAAAACCCGCGTCGCCCACAACAAGGGCGTCGAGCTCGAGCCCGGCACCATCATCGACAACGAGGGCAAACCGACCGTCAATCCGCGCTACACCGTGATCCCGCCCTACGGCGCCATCCTGCCGTTCGGCGAGCACAAGGGCTCGGGGCTCGCGCTGGTGTGCGAAATCCTTGGCGGCGCGCTCTCCGGCGGGCAGGTGGTCAAGGGCCCGTCCGACGGCAAGTACAACGTCATCAACGGCATGCTCTCGATCATCATCGATCCGGGCAAGCTCGGCACCGGCGAGAACCTCGCGAGCGAAGTCGAAAGCTTCGTCGCCTGGCACACCGGCTCGCCTCCTGGCCCCGGCGTCGACAAGGTGAAGATTGCCGGCGAGCCCGAGCGCGAGACCAAGAAGAAGCGCCTCGCCGAAGGCATTCCGGTCGATCCGACCACCTGGCAGGAGATCATCGAGGCCGGCAAGAAGTTCGGGCTGGATCAGGCGGCGATCGAGAGGATCGCGGGCTGA